A stretch of the Nyctibius grandis isolate bNycGra1 chromosome 13, bNycGra1.pri, whole genome shotgun sequence genome encodes the following:
- the LOC137669583 gene encoding syntaxin-1B-like — MRDRLAELRRRAAAEGHLHEDTLCFDNPAFGGDDASAVGQALREAAELWQELEGLEQLSESIDRTQQTVLCCTSEESVAREKQGLGAARAAFTREAMALQPRLGALPVSPEGTTGRAGPRIRQSQLWLLLRRYRAVLACHYARESRYRQRLKEQIERQAELAGIDLGAEDLDQLAESPEVSRIVGRDLEELKAKQHLAVAQARQQQLLALEAQMAELRGLFLQLEGLLAEQHGAADSVEHYVLRTLDYVAQTGDEVKKAVKYQRPSRLSALLTAALSLCACCACLPCLGGTLR; from the coding sequence ATGAGGGACCGGCTGGCCGAGCTGCGGCGGAGAGCTGCGGCCGAGGGCCACCTGCACGAGGACACTCTGTGCTTCGACAACCCGGCCTTCGGCGGGGACGACGCCAGCGCCGTGGGCCAGGCGCTGCGGGAGGCGGCCGAGctgtggcaggagctggaggggctggagcagctctccgAGAGCATCGACAGGACGCAGCAGACGGTGCTGTGCTGCACCTCCGAGGAGAGCGTCGCCCGGGAGAAGCAGGGCCTCGGTGCCGCCAGAGCCGCCTTCACCCGCGAGGCCATGGCTCTGCAGCCCCGGCTGGGCGCCCTGCCCGTGTCACCGGAGGGGACCACGGGGCGAGCGGGCCCCCGCATCCGGCAGAgccagctgtggctgctgctgcggcGGTACCGCGCCGTCCTCGCCTGCCACTATGCCCGCGAGAGCCGCTACCGGCAGCGGCTGAAGGAGCAGATCGAGAGGCAGGCGGAGCTGGCGGGCATTGACCTGGGGGCCGAGGACTTGGACCAGCTGGCTGAGAGCCCCGAGGTGTCCCGCATCGTGGGCCGGGACCTGGAAGAGCTCAAGGCCAAGCAGCACCTGGCCGTGGCCCAGGCgcgccagcagcagctcctcgcCCTGGAAGCGCAGATGGCGGAGCTGCGCGGCCTCTTCCTGCAGCTGGAGGGGCTGCTGGCCGAGCAGCACGGGGCCGCTGACAGCGTGGAGCACTACGTCCTGCGCACCCTCGACTACGTCGCCCAGACCGGCGACGAGGTGAAGAAAGCCGTCAAGTACCAGCGACCGTCGCGGCTCTCGGCCCTGCTGACGGCTGCGCTCAGCCTCTGCGCCTGCTGcgcctgcctgccctgcctcgGCGGGACCCTCCGCTGA